In Desulfotignum phosphitoxidans DSM 13687, one DNA window encodes the following:
- a CDS encoding FecCD family ABC transporter permease — MRSFRRHRTLWYGLMAVLPLVLGACSVFLGRYPVSVRDIGALAAAAWTGQGMDPTHFSVIVHVRLPRIILGALVGGSLAVSGAAFQGLFRNPLVSSGMLGVSSGAGFGAALALILFDRYGYVYPFAFGFGLLAVLLCFFIGRLTASTQAITLVLGGVIVGSIFSALISLLKYLADPYDELPAIVFWLMGSLSRAEYDHILTAGIPMVTGSLGLMVIRWRLNVLAMGDREAHSLGLNVTANRIFIIVCATLATAGAVCVSGVIGWVGLVVPHMGRMIIGNDNKALIPVAFCMGAAFLILVDDISRLISTSEMPLGILTSLLGGPFFIYLLRQTRGREW, encoded by the coding sequence TTGAGATCCTTCCGGCGGCACCGGACCCTCTGGTATGGGCTGATGGCCGTATTGCCGCTGGTGCTGGGTGCCTGTTCCGTTTTTTTGGGCCGGTATCCGGTGTCGGTCCGGGATATCGGTGCACTGGCGGCGGCGGCATGGACCGGGCAGGGTATGGACCCTACCCATTTCAGCGTGATCGTGCATGTCCGGCTGCCCCGGATCATTCTGGGCGCCCTGGTGGGAGGAAGCCTGGCCGTGAGCGGGGCCGCGTTTCAGGGCTTGTTCCGCAATCCCCTGGTCAGTTCCGGCATGCTCGGGGTCAGCTCCGGGGCCGGGTTCGGGGCGGCCTTGGCCCTGATTTTGTTTGACCGGTATGGGTATGTATATCCGTTTGCCTTTGGATTCGGGCTGCTGGCAGTGCTGCTGTGCTTTTTCATCGGCCGGCTCACCGCTTCCACCCAGGCCATCACCCTGGTGCTGGGCGGGGTGATCGTGGGATCGATTTTTTCCGCCCTGATCTCTTTGCTCAAATATCTGGCAGACCCGTATGATGAACTGCCGGCCATTGTGTTCTGGCTCATGGGCAGCCTGTCCCGGGCTGAATATGACCATATTCTCACCGCCGGGATTCCCATGGTGACCGGTTCCCTGGGCCTGATGGTCATCCGCTGGCGCCTGAACGTACTGGCCATGGGAGACCGGGAAGCCCATTCTCTGGGCCTCAACGTCACTGCCAACCGGATTTTCATCATTGTCTGCGCCACCCTGGCCACTGCCGGGGCCGTGTGTGTGAGCGGTGTCATCGGATGGGTGGGGCTGGTGGTCCCGCACATGGGCCGGATGATCATCGGCAACGATAACAAGGCATTGATACCGGTGGCGTTTTGCATGGGAGCCGCGTTTCTGATCCTGGTGGATGATATCAGCCGCCTGATCAGTACCAGTGAAATGCCCCTGGGGATTCTGACATCGCTTTTGGGCGGTCCGTTTTTCATTTATCTGCTCAGGCAAACCCGGGGCCGGGAATGGTAG
- a CDS encoding GNAT family N-acetyltransferase: protein MGDEITIQQGFPDELRSSAAELYDAAFGAKLAIAMPNPISRTAVLKAAFNPEFSFVAIRDGEMVGIAGFKTAQGSLTGGILFRVLKEEIGYWGAIRAVLVLSLLERKQVASQLLMDGIGVSSKMRGRGIGTKLLHSLVEYAKKEGYQSVRLDVIDTNLAARRLYERVGFVPVKTENFAYLNWLLGFGAATQMVYSLNGGA from the coding sequence ATGGGCGATGAGATCACTATCCAGCAGGGATTTCCAGACGAGTTACGTTCATCGGCAGCCGAGTTGTACGACGCAGCGTTTGGAGCCAAGCTCGCAATCGCCATGCCCAACCCGATCTCACGAACGGCAGTCCTAAAGGCGGCCTTCAATCCAGAGTTTTCCTTCGTCGCAATACGTGATGGTGAAATGGTTGGAATCGCCGGCTTCAAGACGGCGCAAGGATCTCTGACGGGCGGGATTTTATTTCGTGTGTTGAAGGAGGAGATTGGGTACTGGGGTGCAATTCGTGCCGTCCTCGTTCTATCGCTGCTTGAACGAAAACAGGTCGCGAGCCAATTGCTTATGGATGGAATAGGCGTTTCGTCCAAGATGCGTGGCAGGGGCATTGGCACCAAGCTTTTGCATAGTCTCGTAGAGTATGCAAAAAAAGAAGGATATCAGTCGGTTCGTCTTGATGTCATAGACACAAATCTGGCAGCTCGGCGCTTGTATGAACGTGTCGGCTTTGTACCTGTGAAGACCGAGAATTTCGCCTACTTAAATTGGCTGCTTGGTTTTGGGGCAGCTACACAGATGGTGTACAGCCTGAATGGTGGGGCATAA
- a CDS encoding ABC transporter substrate-binding protein, whose amino-acid sequence MKKLTLNRIWMLVFLLLPVAVAEAGPAAGTDFVTTEDKAVTVTDFFGRTLTLDRPADRFACLYAFTGHVVTLLGRGRDMVAVVDGLKKDRLIRQRMPGIDALPIPAKGGVIHIETLLKADPDMVFLKPETAAAEAETRKLERFGLPYFVAGYRNMEEQMTTIEMMGKICGRYDAARAYTEYYRNMIHTVTQRTGKIPENQRVRLYHSVNEALRTDAPGTIEADWTRAAGVVNVSVGDRLHARGDKFFAGMEQILIWNPEVIIVNEAEVDQEILQDKKWGAVKAVREKNVFPIPVGISRWGHPGSLETPLAILWTAKTVYPELFSDIDLETEIKQFYHRFFDLVLTDEMVQNILSNQGMRQALDTR is encoded by the coding sequence ATGAAAAAACTTACCCTGAATCGGATATGGATGCTCGTTTTCCTGCTGCTGCCGGTTGCGGTGGCAGAGGCCGGCCCGGCAGCCGGAACCGATTTTGTCACAACAGAAGATAAGGCTGTGACGGTCACGGACTTTTTCGGCCGGACCCTGACACTGGATCGGCCGGCCGATCGGTTCGCCTGTCTGTACGCATTCACCGGACATGTGGTCACGCTTCTGGGCAGGGGCCGTGATATGGTGGCGGTGGTGGACGGGCTGAAAAAAGACCGGCTGATCCGGCAGCGGATGCCGGGTATCGATGCTTTGCCCATCCCTGCCAAAGGCGGCGTCATTCATATAGAAACCCTGTTGAAGGCGGACCCGGATATGGTATTTCTCAAACCGGAAACCGCAGCGGCGGAAGCGGAAACCCGGAAACTGGAACGATTCGGACTGCCATATTTTGTGGCGGGGTACCGCAACATGGAAGAACAGATGACCACCATCGAGATGATGGGAAAAATCTGCGGCCGGTATGATGCGGCCCGGGCCTATACCGAGTATTACCGGAACATGATCCATACCGTGACGCAACGCACCGGCAAAATACCGGAAAATCAGCGGGTACGGCTGTATCATTCGGTCAATGAAGCCCTCAGAACCGATGCCCCCGGAACCATTGAAGCGGACTGGACCCGGGCGGCCGGGGTTGTCAACGTATCTGTGGGAGACCGGCTGCATGCCAGGGGAGACAAATTTTTTGCCGGCATGGAACAGATTCTGATCTGGAACCCGGAGGTGATCATCGTAAACGAGGCCGAGGTGGATCAAGAGATTTTGCAGGACAAAAAATGGGGTGCCGTCAAAGCGGTCCGGGAAAAAAACGTGTTTCCCATCCCTGTGGGCATTTCCCGGTGGGGGCATCCCGGCAGCCTGGAAACACCCCTGGCCATTCTGTGGACCGCCAAAACCGTTTATCCGGAGCTGTTTTCCGACATTGATCTTGAAACAGAGATCAAACAATTTTACCATCGATTTTTTGATCTGGTTCTGACAGATGAGATGGTGCAAAACATTTTGAGCAACCAGGGGATGCGTCAGGCTTTGGACACCCGGTAA
- a CDS encoding radical SAM protein: MAKMDMAGTIQRIKNEYADAYDTMTWLSPESADAASRVRENLLTQIFEHPGKGPEWRFAQTKLLTHGISPGCNFCGNGDWSCLFINGICNARCFYCPSTQNQKGLPMTSSLEFKTPNDYVDYVRAFGIRAVSFSGGEPLMTFERVVQYLKALRAKITDPLYIWMYTNGLLVTEDKLKILADNGLDEIRFDISANHYRLDALKKAIGIIPCVTVEIPAIPEDLENTRQVIRQLYDEGVNFLNLHQLRCTPFNLPKLIQRGYTFVHGPKVTVLETELTALELMRYTLENNIALPINYCSFAFRHRFQRAGALTRNALRVKLPHQDITATGHIRTLGITGEKPAILAIHHQLLSQAKDTDLWQLAKTYDQLFFAASLWPCIDFSGVTLTVAYTATSLKSSVSFRHSFKEIPLNRKKKVVIEKYPAHPGIRMQGDRIQEFARRFIHPQSGSPADTTGDYPAEDLFAEVKGLERMTSGLAPYF, translated from the coding sequence ATGGCAAAAATGGATATGGCCGGCACCATCCAAAGAATCAAAAACGAGTATGCAGATGCCTATGACACCATGACCTGGCTGTCCCCGGAATCGGCGGACGCGGCATCCCGGGTCCGGGAAAATCTGTTAACACAAATTTTTGAACACCCGGGCAAAGGGCCGGAATGGCGGTTTGCCCAAACCAAGCTGTTGACCCACGGCATTTCACCGGGATGCAATTTCTGCGGCAACGGAGACTGGTCCTGCCTGTTCATCAACGGCATATGCAATGCCCGGTGTTTTTACTGTCCGTCCACCCAGAATCAAAAAGGGCTGCCCATGACCAGTTCCCTGGAGTTCAAAACCCCCAATGATTATGTGGATTATGTCAGGGCCTTTGGAATCCGGGCCGTGAGTTTCAGCGGCGGGGAGCCCCTCATGACCTTTGAACGGGTGGTGCAGTATCTCAAGGCCCTGCGGGCGAAGATCACGGATCCTCTGTATATATGGATGTACACCAACGGTCTGCTGGTGACCGAAGACAAACTGAAAATCCTGGCAGATAACGGCCTGGATGAAATCCGGTTTGACATCAGTGCCAACCATTACCGCCTGGATGCCCTGAAAAAAGCGATAGGCATCATTCCCTGTGTTACCGTGGAGATCCCGGCCATCCCGGAAGATCTGGAAAACACCCGGCAGGTGATCCGCCAGTTGTATGATGAAGGGGTGAATTTTCTGAATCTTCACCAGCTCAGATGTACGCCGTTTAATCTGCCAAAGTTGATCCAGCGGGGATATACGTTTGTGCACGGCCCCAAAGTCACGGTCCTGGAGACCGAGCTGACCGCCCTGGAACTGATGCGGTATACTTTGGAAAATAACATCGCTTTGCCCATCAATTATTGTTCCTTTGCCTTCCGCCACCGGTTTCAGCGGGCCGGGGCACTTACCCGCAACGCCCTGCGGGTCAAGTTGCCGCATCAGGATATCACGGCCACCGGACATATCCGGACCCTGGGGATCACCGGGGAAAAACCGGCCATTCTGGCGATCCATCACCAGCTTCTGTCACAAGCCAAAGACACTGATCTCTGGCAGCTGGCCAAAACCTACGACCAGCTGTTCTTCGCTGCAAGTCTCTGGCCCTGTATCGATTTTTCCGGTGTTACCCTGACGGTTGCCTACACGGCCACCTCCCTGAAATCATCCGTGTCCTTCAGACATTCTTTCAAAGAAATTCCTTTGAACCGCAAAAAAAAGGTGGTGATTGAAAAATATCCGGCCCACCCGGGTATCCGGATGCAGGGAGACCGGATACAGGAATTTGCCCGCCGTTTTATTCACCCTCAATCAGGCAGCCCCGCAGACACGACAGGTGATTACCCGGCGGAAGATCTGTTTGCTGAAGTCAAGGGATTAGAGCGGATGACCTCCGGTCTGGCCCCCTATTTCTGA
- a CDS encoding serine hydrolase domain-containing protein, which translates to MSFRSHTKYVNSNYLLLALIADEITGDHKKYIQEEILKKHGFNHTFYHTAGFMELPKLVNGYWHKYGNGKVENCSKMHRALVGTSIGDDGIIATPLDYLSFIEKLMMNQILSETTTAEMLNFIQKKPNEPNGSGLGVHQTFYDGKPEIGHTGAGVGASCALGYFPDSDTYYFIGYNLGTAYKPAFEKDYKKIRNEVFKLLLEE; encoded by the coding sequence TTGAGTTTTCGGTCACACACTAAGTATGTGAACAGTAACTACTTGTTACTTGCTCTCATTGCCGATGAAATAACAGGCGATCACAAAAAATACATTCAAGAAGAAATCTTGAAAAAACACGGTTTCAATCATACGTTTTACCACACCGCTGGATTTATGGAACTTCCAAAATTGGTCAATGGCTATTGGCATAAATATGGAAACGGTAAAGTAGAAAACTGTTCAAAAATGCATCGTGCGCTGGTGGGAACCTCCATTGGAGATGACGGGATCATTGCCACACCACTCGATTATCTCAGTTTTATAGAAAAACTAATGATGAACCAAATTCTCTCGGAAACTACCACCGCAGAAATGCTCAATTTTATTCAAAAAAAACCTAACGAACCCAACGGTTCCGGCTTAGGTGTGCATCAAACTTTTTACGATGGAAAACCTGAAATAGGACATACTGGCGCTGGCGTAGGTGCCAGCTGTGCTTTGGGGTATTTTCCGGATAGCGACACCTATTATTTTATAGGCTATAATCTAGGAACGGCTTACAAACCAGCATTTGAAAAGGACTATAAAAAAATACGAAATGAGGTTTTTAAACTATTGCTTGAAGAATGA
- a CDS encoding DUF3089 domain-containing protein, with product MNYQHIKKLGMYKQAMKRHLILLSLILMALMCWGCGTIPQSTIDPGGKISQAPDYQKASSWVIQTPTPDNPIDVFYVYPTIYADDSPANMDINNAVLRRAAENLIDTQASVYSESANVFAPYYRQMSFAKLDPEKDMYKNQYFLIGYSDVSRAFDYFLKNLNQGRPFILAGHSQGSMVLIQLMREQFKRPGLQNQLVAAYLIGYSITPEDFAAYPWMKPATLATDTGVIISFNTQAPRATGSPVLLPGAFCINPLNWATDETPADKLLNLGTVFFNTTTGHIEREMPHYAGARVDKKKQVPWSPSCLKSWTLARSPRGYIINLITHSGIATLRQM from the coding sequence ATGAATTATCAACACATAAAAAAATTGGGAATGTATAAGCAGGCAATGAAAAGACATTTGATATTGCTCTCCTTGATTTTAATGGCATTGATGTGTTGGGGATGCGGAACAATTCCTCAATCCACAATCGATCCTGGAGGGAAAATCTCTCAGGCCCCGGATTACCAGAAGGCCTCTTCCTGGGTAATCCAAACCCCAACACCGGACAATCCGATAGATGTTTTTTATGTGTATCCAACGATTTATGCCGACGACTCACCCGCAAACATGGATATAAATAATGCGGTGTTGAGGCGTGCGGCCGAGAATCTTATTGATACCCAGGCCAGCGTGTATTCAGAAAGTGCAAATGTTTTTGCCCCCTACTACCGGCAGATGTCATTTGCCAAGCTGGATCCTGAAAAAGACATGTATAAAAACCAATATTTTCTAATCGGATATTCGGATGTCTCACGTGCTTTTGACTATTTCCTCAAAAATCTGAATCAGGGACGTCCTTTTATTCTTGCCGGTCACAGTCAGGGGTCGATGGTTCTGATTCAACTGATGCGGGAGCAATTTAAAAGACCGGGTTTACAGAACCAGTTGGTGGCTGCATATTTAATCGGATATTCGATAACGCCAGAGGACTTTGCAGCTTATCCCTGGATGAAGCCCGCAACGCTAGCGACCGATACCGGCGTAATTATTTCATTTAATACTCAGGCGCCAAGGGCAACTGGTTCTCCTGTATTACTGCCAGGCGCATTTTGTATTAATCCGCTGAACTGGGCAACGGATGAAACACCGGCAGATAAGCTTTTGAATCTTGGCACCGTCTTTTTCAATACCACCACCGGCCACATTGAACGAGAGATGCCACACTACGCAGGTGCCCGTGTAGATAAAAAAAAACAGGTGCCCTGGTCACCATCCTGCCTGAAAAGCTGGACATTGGCGCGTTCCCCCCGGGGGTATATCATAAATTTGATTACTCACTCTGGTATTGCAACCTTAAGGCAAATGTAA
- a CDS encoding serine hydrolase domain-containing protein — translation MKNTIYKLAALLALSIFSCHPLNMEVPTETCSSSYKINKSHPKAEKLQAKLEEIVALDIPGAVIAIKDSSGIWAAAAGYAKTEKSVPMELCHLQFGQSVAKTYMATAILLLYQEGKIDLDATIDTYLPDTLIQHIGNTQQATVRMLLNHTSGIAEYTSQPDFIDFYLRNPLHQFEPMEFLPYISNKPVYFKPSEGYK, via the coding sequence ATGAAAAACACTATCTACAAATTAGCAGCACTTCTAGCTTTAAGTATCTTCTCTTGCCACCCCCTGAACATGGAAGTCCCCACAGAGACATGTAGCTCTTCTTATAAAATAAATAAAAGCCACCCAAAAGCCGAAAAGCTACAAGCAAAGTTAGAGGAGATAGTAGCACTTGATATACCTGGTGCAGTCATCGCCATAAAAGATAGTTCTGGCATTTGGGCTGCTGCTGCTGGTTACGCCAAAACAGAAAAGAGCGTACCTATGGAACTCTGCCATTTACAATTTGGACAAAGCGTGGCAAAAACTTACATGGCTACGGCTATTTTATTGCTGTACCAAGAAGGCAAAATTGATCTTGATGCAACGATTGACACCTATTTGCCAGATACACTTATTCAACATATTGGAAATACCCAACAAGCAACAGTCCGAATGCTATTGAACCATACATCAGGTATAGCAGAATATACCAGTCAACCCGATTTTATAGATTTTTACCTGCGGAATCCATTGCATCAGTTCGAGCCGATGGAGTTTTTGCCTTACATAAGCAATAAGCCTGTTTATTTCAAACCCTCTGAAGGATATAAGTAG
- a CDS encoding amino acid kinase family protein, with protein MALVRDKDGKRLHVKSRLMGESLVSKTFLDQLEVAPQQRLYPDVAILKIGGQSICDRGVKALPAILKEIVANRTSHKMLITTGGGTRSRHIYTIGLEMGMPTGVIARFGSMISDQNALMIATLLSPWGGIKISHSDIVKLPTYFAEGIIPVMHGMPPYDYFAIKPEKGRIPTHRTDVGLVILGDLIGARRILFVKDEDGLYTEDPKKNPDAEFIPDITVAELMEKDQDDLVIERPCLEIIKNSEVIEQVQVINGMKEGNITKALAGEHVGTIIRK; from the coding sequence ATGGCACTGGTAAGAGACAAGGACGGCAAACGGCTGCATGTCAAAAGCCGGCTCATGGGCGAGAGCCTGGTCAGCAAAACGTTTCTGGATCAACTGGAAGTCGCGCCCCAGCAGCGGCTGTATCCGGATGTGGCGATCCTGAAAATCGGGGGCCAGTCCATCTGTGACCGGGGCGTGAAAGCCCTGCCGGCCATACTCAAGGAAATCGTGGCCAACCGGACCTCCCATAAAATGTTGATCACCACGGGCGGCGGCACCCGGAGCCGGCACATTTACACCATTGGACTGGAAATGGGGATGCCCACAGGGGTGATCGCCCGTTTCGGCAGCATGATCTCGGATCAGAATGCCCTGATGATCGCCACCCTGCTGTCTCCCTGGGGCGGGATCAAGATTTCCCACAGCGATATCGTCAAACTGCCCACCTATTTTGCGGAAGGCATCATTCCGGTGATGCACGGGATGCCGCCCTATGACTATTTTGCCATCAAGCCGGAAAAAGGCCGGATTCCCACCCATCGCACCGATGTGGGCCTGGTGATTTTAGGGGACCTGATCGGGGCCAGACGAATCCTGTTTGTCAAGGATGAGGACGGGCTGTATACCGAAGACCCGAAAAAGAACCCGGATGCCGAATTCATTCCCGACATCACGGTGGCGGAACTGATGGAAAAAGACCAGGATGACCTGGTCATCGAGCGCCCCTGCCTGGAAATCATCAAAAACAGCGAGGTGATCGAACAGGTCCAGGTGATCAACGGAATGAAGGAAGGCAACATCACCAAAGCCCTGGCCGGCGAACATGTGGGAACCATCATCCGCAAATAG
- a CDS encoding BMP family lipoprotein, translated as MNKNMGFWIMVLFCGIYIITSTAVAEPLKIAMVTDVCGVNDQSFNQSAWEGLLRAQKELGVKIAYKESRQDEDYGLNIATLTDAGYDLIWGLGFSMRDAILSTAQVNPDQKYGIIDFSYGPDTPLNVGCVVFQEEQPSFLVGYIAGKMTRTNKVGFVGGIKFPLIEKFEYGYMAGVKLANPACDIMSEYAKSFTDAAKGKIIASRMYQEGADIVFHASGSVGDGVIEAAREKNRWVIGVDKDQNFLAPDHVLTSAMKRVDHALIDMVKKLAAGEFQGGQTVVYNFSNDGVGIAPTSDRHVPRTVLDETDDLIRKIKSGALVVPSTRETYEAFIK; from the coding sequence ATGAACAAGAATATGGGTTTTTGGATCATGGTATTATTTTGTGGGATTTACATCATCACCAGTACAGCGGTGGCTGAACCCCTGAAAATTGCCATGGTCACGGATGTCTGCGGAGTCAATGACCAGTCCTTTAACCAGTCAGCATGGGAAGGCCTGCTGCGGGCTCAAAAAGAACTCGGAGTCAAAATTGCCTATAAGGAATCCAGGCAGGATGAAGATTATGGGCTGAATATAGCAACTCTCACTGATGCCGGGTATGATCTGATTTGGGGTCTTGGATTTTCAATGAGGGATGCCATTTTGTCAACCGCGCAGGTCAACCCGGACCAGAAATATGGCATTATTGATTTTTCATATGGTCCGGACACCCCTTTAAATGTCGGTTGTGTGGTCTTTCAGGAAGAACAACCCTCTTTTCTGGTGGGATACATTGCCGGAAAAATGACCCGTACCAATAAGGTCGGGTTTGTCGGCGGCATCAAGTTCCCGCTGATCGAAAAATTTGAATACGGCTACATGGCCGGAGTGAAACTTGCCAATCCAGCGTGCGACATCATGTCCGAATATGCAAAATCCTTTACAGACGCCGCTAAGGGTAAAATCATTGCCAGTCGTATGTATCAAGAGGGTGCCGATATTGTTTTTCATGCTTCGGGCAGCGTGGGGGACGGGGTGATTGAAGCGGCCCGGGAAAAAAACAGGTGGGTCATCGGGGTGGACAAGGACCAGAATTTTCTGGCCCCGGACCATGTGCTGACATCTGCCATGAAGCGGGTGGACCATGCCCTTATTGACATGGTGAAAAAATTGGCTGCCGGTGAATTCCAAGGCGGCCAAACCGTTGTGTACAATTTTTCCAATGACGGAGTCGGCATTGCCCCGACCTCTGACAGGCATGTCCCCAGGACGGTTCTGGATGAAACAGATGACCTGATCCGCAAAATTAAAAGCGGTGCACTGGTGGTCCCGTCCACCCGGGAAACCTATGAGGCTTTCATTAAATAG
- a CDS encoding purple acid phosphatase family protein — MKRFENIPLRRIIAAWFLMLVFTGPGFTDTPAAADSFPERIVLNLTQTPHLSQAVTWRSEEKGKIPAAQIVPVSHLLEAESHAVTVKADTCQIEIDESLDVFHQSVVFESLVPGTEYAYRVGNDPHWSEWSRFKTASGRNDPFRFVFFGDIQEQVAALGSQLFRLAVMAVPDAAFWLFAGDMMDNGPDDREWAGFFEAVSWMPKTFPMLPVPGNHEYPDPRIIPRDERRITPLWRPHFTLPDNGPPGLEETVYWLSYQGVCFIILNGNEPMDAQAEWLETVLSRNTADWTIVAIHQTVYPISTRRHDTTIQEILVPIFDRYAVDLVLQGHDHGYARTKALKNHQPVTGNEKGTVYIISNSGPKFYPVSDRYDHLMARTGSKEMLFHTIDVDETTLRFTAFDLMQQPVDEVVIHKNIP, encoded by the coding sequence ATGAAACGATTTGAAAACATACCCCTGAGACGGATCATCGCAGCATGGTTTCTGATGCTGGTTTTCACAGGTCCGGGATTTACAGACACCCCGGCGGCAGCAGATTCCTTTCCGGAACGGATCGTCCTGAATCTCACCCAGACCCCTCACCTGTCCCAGGCGGTCACGTGGCGGTCCGAAGAAAAAGGCAAAATCCCGGCCGCTCAGATTGTGCCGGTATCCCATTTGCTGGAGGCGGAATCCCATGCGGTCACAGTCAAGGCGGATACCTGCCAGATAGAAATTGATGAATCACTGGATGTGTTTCATCAATCCGTGGTGTTTGAATCACTGGTTCCGGGCACGGAATATGCCTACCGGGTCGGGAATGATCCGCACTGGAGCGAATGGAGTCGGTTCAAAACCGCATCCGGCCGGAATGACCCGTTCCGGTTTGTTTTTTTCGGTGATATCCAGGAACAGGTCGCGGCCCTGGGATCCCAGCTGTTCCGGTTGGCCGTTATGGCAGTGCCGGATGCGGCATTCTGGCTGTTTGCCGGTGACATGATGGACAATGGACCGGATGACCGGGAATGGGCCGGGTTTTTTGAGGCGGTTTCCTGGATGCCGAAAACCTTTCCCATGCTGCCGGTGCCGGGGAATCATGAATATCCGGATCCCCGGATCATCCCGAGAGATGAACGACGGATCACCCCGCTGTGGCGGCCCCATTTCACGTTGCCGGACAACGGCCCGCCAGGTCTTGAGGAAACTGTGTATTGGCTTTCTTACCAGGGGGTGTGCTTCATCATTCTCAACGGCAATGAGCCGATGGATGCCCAGGCTGAATGGCTGGAAACCGTCTTGTCCCGGAACACCGCCGACTGGACCATTGTTGCCATCCATCAAACGGTCTATCCCATTTCTACCCGCCGGCATGACACCACCATCCAGGAAATACTTGTGCCGATTTTTGACCGGTATGCCGTGGACCTGGTGCTCCAGGGCCATGACCATGGATACGCCCGCACCAAAGCCTTAAAAAACCACCAGCCCGTGACCGGCAATGAAAAAGGGACGGTGTACATCATTTCCAACAGCGGGCCCAAGTTTTATCCGGTCAGTGACCGGTATGATCATCTCATGGCCAGAACCGGGTCAAAAGAAATGCTGTTTCATACCATTGACGTGGATGAAACCACACTGCGGTTCACCGCGTTTGATCTGATGCAGCAGCCCGTGGATGAGGTGGTGATTCACAAAAATATCCCATAA
- a CDS encoding ABC transporter ATP-binding protein produces the protein MAADQALTLIEMKNAAFSFGRIPVFRQVNLKIARGEVFCLLGPNGCGKTTLIDCMLGIHTLNKGRLCLMGQSRPRHSPKETARVMAYVPQKHDRHFSFSVLDLLLLGRTPYTAFYASPGKPDIEKAKKILELFGLSHLMHRDYTRLSGGETQLVMIMRALIQETPVIVMDEPTSHLDFRYELIVLETLARLIRERRITLVMATHFPNHAFYFENAGIPVNVAFMGNQSVKPSGTPSRALTQENLARFYHIETLVMTHTLPGKGPIKQIIPIKTLDLETDGSA, from the coding sequence ATGGCAGCTGATCAAGCCCTGACATTGATTGAAATGAAAAACGCGGCGTTTTCTTTCGGCCGGATACCGGTTTTCCGGCAGGTGAATTTGAAAATTGCCAGGGGCGAGGTGTTCTGCCTGCTGGGGCCCAACGGATGCGGGAAAACCACCCTGATCGACTGTATGCTGGGTATTCACACTTTGAACAAAGGCCGCCTGTGCTTGATGGGGCAATCCCGGCCCCGGCACTCTCCCAAAGAAACCGCCCGGGTCATGGCCTATGTGCCCCAGAAGCATGATCGGCATTTTTCATTTTCCGTGCTGGACCTGCTGCTGCTGGGAAGAACCCCCTATACCGCTTTTTATGCCTCACCGGGAAAACCGGACATTGAAAAAGCCAAAAAAATTCTGGAACTGTTCGGGCTGTCCCACCTTATGCACCGGGACTATACCCGGTTGAGCGGGGGAGAGACCCAGCTGGTGATGATCATGAGGGCTCTGATTCAGGAGACGCCGGTGATCGTCATGGACGAACCCACGTCTCACCTGGATTTCCGGTATGAACTCATCGTTCTGGAAACCCTGGCCCGCTTGATCCGGGAGCGCCGGATCACTCTGGTGATGGCCACCCATTTTCCCAACCATGCCTTTTATTTTGAAAATGCCGGCATTCCGGTCAATGTGGCATTTATGGGAAATCAGAGCGTGAAGCCGTCGGGCACGCCTTCCAGGGCGCTGACACAGGAAAACCTGGCCCGGTTCTACCACATCGAGACTTTGGTGATGACCCATACCCTGCCGGGAAAAGGACCGATCAAACAGATTATCCCAATTAAAACCCTGGACCTTGAAACGGACGGATCTGCATGA